The genomic segment GGCAAATTTAATTCAAAAACAAAAAATTTGACTAAAACGGTAATTTGGGCGTAAAGTAAAGACACCTGCTTTTACAAGGTGTTGCCATGTCTTCTCCACTCACGATCCGCGCCCAACTCAGTCTGGCCTTTGGACTGATGATCGGCTTTTTGATGCTGGTGTCGTGGATGGGCTACCGCTCGACGGATGCAATGCATGCCGACATGTCCAGCTTTGTGAAGGGGGTCAACGCCCGCTCCACCCTCGCAGAAGAGCTGCAAGCCGCGGTGTTCAAGCGCGCGGTGCACGCCAGAAACCTGGTCAATGCGGCCAACGAGTCTGACAAGCAACAAGAGTTCACCCTCGTGGTGGCTGCCAACAAGCAAGTAGTGGCCAAGCTGGCCGCCCTGACCACGCGGATGCAGGATGCTGATGAGACCGCACGCGGGCGCGCCTTGGTCGCAGAGATTGCCAAAGTGGAGGCCCAATACGAGCCGGTGGCCTTGGCCGTAGTCGACATGGCGATGAAAGGGCAGCGCGATCAAGCCATACAAAAAATCAATGTCGAATGCCGCCCGTTGCTGGTGGCCTTGGTGAGCAAGGCGGAGGAATACGCGGCCTATGCGACCGAGCGCTCGCAAATGATGGTGACCGAAGCGGAGGCCTCTTTCCACCGCAACCTGCAATTGCTGGCGGGTGTTGCCTTGGTAGCGCTGTTGGCTGCGGTGATCATGGCCACGGCCATGATCCGCTACCTGGGTCGGGCGCTGGGCGCTGAACCTTCTGATTTGCGGGCGACCGCCGAAAGTGTGGCCCATGGCGACCTGACCACGAAAGCACAATTTGCCGGTGCGCCCGAAGGCAGTGTGCTGGCCTACATGGGAGCAATGCAAGGCAGTCTGGTGGAGATCGTGGGGCGGGTGCGCTCCGCAAGTGACAACCTCGCCACCGGTGTGCAGCAAATTGCAACCGGCAGCATGGACCTGAGCCAGCGCACTGAAGAGCAGGCCAGTGCCCTCGAGGAAACCGCAGCCACCATGGAAGAGCTCAACGGCGCTGCACGCAAGAGCGCCGAAGGCGCCCAGGCCGCAAATGAACTCGCCAGCAACGCCAGCGCGGTGGCGCAGCGGGGTGGTGCCCAGGTGGAGCAGGTGGTGGACACGATGCAAGGCATCAGCGCGAGCTCACGGCGTATTGGTGAAATCACCAGCGTGATCGATGGCATTGCCTTCCAGACCAATATCCTGGCCCTGAATGCCGCAGTGGAAGCCGCTCGCGCCGGCGAGCAGGGCCGCGGGTTTGCAGTGGTGGCAAGTGAAGTGCGCCACCTCGCCCAGCGCAGCGCCGAGGCGGCCAAAGAGATCAAGCAGCTGATCCAGGACAGCGTGGTGCAGGTGAACTCCGGAACCAACCTGGTCACCGAGGCCGGCGCCACCATGCGCGATGTGGTGGAGGTGGTGCAGCGGGTCGGCCATATGGTGGAAGAAATCAGCCACGCCAGCGCGGAGCAGGAGCGTGCGATTGCCCAGATCGGCGAGGCCGTCACCCAGCTGGACCAGACGACCCAGCAAAACGCAGCCTTGGTGGAAGAGAGCGCCGCAGCGTCTCAGAACCTGGAAACCCAAACCCGGGCGCTGGTCCAGACCGTGTCTATCTTCAAGCTGGATGGGCAGCTGGCAGTGTAATTGCTATGAATTTAGTAGCTGGTGGCGCATATAAAACGAGCGCTAGAGGCTGATTTGGCTCTAAAAATGAGCCGGCTCGTGGCTAGTGCTGCGCCAGTGCCCGCAAGAGTGCGCGGTTCACCTCGTCGGCCGGTATCTGGTGGGCGCGGCAGACCTCGCGGATGACCTTGGTGTTGCGGCCCTCCAGGGCAGCTGCGACTTCCAGCCACGGCGCGTAAGGGCCAGTCTGGCCCACCACCGCAGATGCGACCCGCCCCGGCAGGGGCAAGCGGTGCAGTGCTGCGCCCAGGTTTTCGCCCAGCAGCACATCGACCTGCGAAAACACACCGCACAAAAATACTTCCCGGCGCAGCTCGTCTTCAACACCGGCGTCCGCCAGGTGCTCCATGATGCGGGCGCGCAGCACCATGTTGTGGCGGATGGGGTCGATGTTGCTGTCGGCGCTGGCATGGGGCAGGTGCTCCATCAGCCAGGCCCGCAAGCGGCTGTAGCCGAGGGTCATCAAGGCTTGGCGCAGGCTGCCGATTTCGTTGCGCAGGCCCAAGGCGGCCGAGTTCGCAAAGCGCATGAAGCGGTAGCAGAGCAAAGGCTCGCGGCCCATGGCGTGTTCCAGGGCGTCGAGGGATTCGTCCGCATCGATCGCCTTGACCAGGTCCAGCAGCGCCTGGCGGGCGGGCTGGATCTGGCGGTAGCGGTAGGCGTATAGCACCTCTTCTGCCGGCCAGCCGGACACCGCGCGCACATGCTGCTGGTCGAGCGCATGCTCCACCAGAGCTTGGCTGGCCAGCAATTCATACAGTTGCCCGCTTTGCACCGGGCTCTCTGGCGGGCGCGACGCAGCGCTGCTGCCGTCCTGGCTGCGTTGCAGGGCTGCCCGCAGTGCACCCAGCGCTTGGGCTGGAGTGAGCGAAAGCATGGTGGAGTGAAACCACTGCGCCATGTCGGCCTGCGGGCGCTCGCCCGGCTCGCCGCACCACACCAGCTTGACGCCACGTTGCTGTGCTTTGCGCACGCGGCCGGCCAACAGGGCGTCGTTGAGCCAGTGCTCGGGCACTTCGACCCAGATGTTGGGCGCGCTGCTGTGGTCCAGCAAGTCGGCCAGCAGACTAGGGGTGCGCGCATGGAGCAGGCAAATCTCGCGGGATGCCGGCCAGAGCTCTTGGAGGGACTCGATCAGGTGGGTGGCATCGACCGCGCTGCTGCTGTCCGGGTCCAGCCAGAGCCGCACGCCCATGCGCTTGCGCCATTGGTCCCACAGGGCTTCGTACCCGATGGTGATGCTGCCAAGGACCGAGCTGCTCATGGCCTTAGCTGATGAAGTTGAACAGCGAGAGCTTTTGCACTTGCGCGTACGACTGCAAGGCGGCCTGGTAGCCGGTTTGCTGGTTCTGGAAGTCGGCAATGCCTTTGATCATGTCGAGGTCTTCCGCGCGTGAGCGGTCGGCTTCGAGCTGGATGCTCTTGCTCTCCTGGTTCGAGGTAATGCGGTCAGCCCGGTTCAGCAAGTCGCCTGCCTGGCCCCGGATGGCGGACACCCGGTTCATGCCGATATCCAGGTTGTAGATTGCCTGGCCAACGGCCTGGGTGGCGGCATTCGAGTTGGCGGCACCGCCGATGTCGCGGATGGCGTCGTCCATGACGCTGAAGATGCTGGGGTTCGGGTCGACCTTGATCACATCACCGGCGGCAGGTGTACCTGTGATGGTTAGCGACAGGCCGGGCATGCCGTTGATTGCAGGCGCCTGGTTCACGGAGACCGGTTTGCCGGTGGGGTAGTCGGGCACGGTGAAGGGGCCCACCTGATAGGGCGGGCCGGGGAAGGTGGGCAGGTCTCCGGTGGCCGGAATCTCTTCCACGGTGTAGCTGATGGAGCTGGTTCCGGCAGTGGCACCGGCGGTCACCGGGCCAAAGGTGATCTTGTAGCTGGCGCGGCTGACCAGGCTGGAGTCGGTCACGGTCACATTGCTGGTGGTGAGTGCCCGGTCGCTGGGGATGGTGCTGGTGCTGACGTTGTAGACACCATCGCGCGAGGTCCGGTGCATGAACGCGCTCTCGCCATCCAGGGTGCTCACGATGGCGGTGTTACTGGTGGATGCTTGGCCTGCTAACCCGTTGTAGGTGTAGTCCGGTGCCGTGGCGCTGGGGCCGGTGAACGGCTCCGCTGCACTGGCCAATGCGCCAAACAGCGGTTG from the Rhodoferax potami genome contains:
- a CDS encoding methyl-accepting chemotaxis protein is translated as MSSPLTIRAQLSLAFGLMIGFLMLVSWMGYRSTDAMHADMSSFVKGVNARSTLAEELQAAVFKRAVHARNLVNAANESDKQQEFTLVVAANKQVVAKLAALTTRMQDADETARGRALVAEIAKVEAQYEPVALAVVDMAMKGQRDQAIQKINVECRPLLVALVSKAEEYAAYATERSQMMVTEAEASFHRNLQLLAGVALVALLAAVIMATAMIRYLGRALGAEPSDLRATAESVAHGDLTTKAQFAGAPEGSVLAYMGAMQGSLVEIVGRVRSASDNLATGVQQIATGSMDLSQRTEEQASALEETAATMEELNGAARKSAEGAQAANELASNASAVAQRGGAQVEQVVDTMQGISASSRRIGEITSVIDGIAFQTNILALNAAVEAARAGEQGRGFAVVASEVRHLAQRSAEAAKEIKQLIQDSVVQVNSGTNLVTEAGATMRDVVEVVQRVGHMVEEISHASAEQERAIAQIGEAVTQLDQTTQQNAALVEESAAASQNLETQTRALVQTVSIFKLDGQLAV
- a CDS encoding HDOD domain-containing protein, encoding MSSSVLGSITIGYEALWDQWRKRMGVRLWLDPDSSSAVDATHLIESLQELWPASREICLLHARTPSLLADLLDHSSAPNIWVEVPEHWLNDALLAGRVRKAQQRGVKLVWCGEPGERPQADMAQWFHSTMLSLTPAQALGALRAALQRSQDGSSAASRPPESPVQSGQLYELLASQALVEHALDQQHVRAVSGWPAEEVLYAYRYRQIQPARQALLDLVKAIDADESLDALEHAMGREPLLCYRFMRFANSAALGLRNEIGSLRQALMTLGYSRLRAWLMEHLPHASADSNIDPIRHNMVLRARIMEHLADAGVEDELRREVFLCGVFSQVDVLLGENLGAALHRLPLPGRVASAVVGQTGPYAPWLEVAAALEGRNTKVIREVCRAHQIPADEVNRALLRALAQH
- the flgL gene encoding flagellar hook-associated protein FlgL; this encodes MAVNLSRLASANTYDNAISNLAKRQTALSNLQENLTSGKKVVRASDDPTGAAQAERALTRLARIATDQRALESQRNTIANAESTLGDVVDAIQQFRELVVSAGNGSQTPADRKTIANQLQGLREQILGYANRKDTNGQPLFGALASAAEPFTGPSATAPDYTYNGLAGQASTSNTAIVSTLDGESAFMHRTSRDGVYNVSTSTIPSDRALTTSNVTVTDSSLVSRASYKITFGPVTAGATAGTSSISYTVEEIPATGDLPTFPGPPYQVGPFTVPDYPTGKPVSVNQAPAINGMPGLSLTITGTPAAGDVIKVDPNPSIFSVMDDAIRDIGGAANSNAATQAVGQAIYNLDIGMNRVSAIRGQAGDLLNRADRITSNQESKSIQLEADRSRAEDLDMIKGIADFQNQQTGYQAALQSYAQVQKLSLFNFIS